From Phosphitispora fastidiosa, one genomic window encodes:
- a CDS encoding YidC/Oxa1 family membrane protein insertase translates to MNILGTVFSQLLDLLISFTGDWVLAIVLLTLAVKVLLFPVTIKQQKALLLSQNLGQVKSLLSEKFKNRSDRINSELVKIVAKHRINPLMPLIMILVQAPILFSLYFALVNFGTTAGSILIPWVVNAGSIDNLHILPATAGLLQGLGGLASADRNLLMFIIPAVIGLLFLWKAPAALSVYWGISSMLSLAEKKILAMEFFRTRFLKVTPPEEMLKSVG, encoded by the coding sequence GTGAATATATTAGGCACTGTGTTTAGCCAACTGTTGGATCTCCTGATAAGTTTCACCGGTGACTGGGTTCTTGCCATTGTCCTGCTCACCCTGGCGGTAAAGGTTTTGCTTTTTCCCGTGACCATAAAACAGCAAAAAGCTCTCCTGTTATCCCAGAATCTTGGTCAAGTAAAGTCACTTCTGTCAGAAAAGTTTAAAAACCGCTCTGACAGGATTAACAGTGAGCTGGTCAAAATTGTTGCAAAACACAGAATAAACCCGCTGATGCCGTTAATAATGATATTGGTACAGGCCCCGATTTTGTTTTCCCTCTATTTTGCCTTAGTTAACTTTGGGACTACAGCAGGCAGTATCCTGATTCCATGGGTGGTGAATGCAGGCAGCATTGATAACCTGCATATTCTGCCAGCCACAGCCGGCCTGCTCCAAGGACTGGGAGGTCTTGCCTCTGCGGACAGGAACCTGTTAATGTTCATTATACCTGCTGTCATAGGACTGTTATTCCTCTGGAAGGCTCCGGCAGCGCTTAGTGTTTATTGGGGTATCAGTTCTATGCTGAGCCTGGCCGAAAAGAAAATACTGGCCATGGAATTTTTCAGAACGCGGTTTTTAAAAGTGACCCCTCCTGAAGAAATGCTGAAATCTGTGGGATAA